A genome region from Anopheles stephensi strain Indian chromosome 2, UCI_ANSTEP_V1.0, whole genome shotgun sequence includes the following:
- the LOC118506005 gene encoding asparagine synthetase domain-containing protein CG17486, whose product MCGIFCYICLTNNSADGEETLQSCRNVLKNRGPNHESTVWHESRVLFYGSVLWHQGASLCAQPIETDQTVLVFNGDVFQPREDVSKSDTLWLLERIESCRNEADLFHLFACLRGPYSVIFLRKEENRLYFARDAVGRNSLLFGRTRNGNVFISSAGGNAASSIVHELPPNGVYFIDLDMASEPDSVTLLPWTDDCTQLEQIFCNKITIRPNVQLKDYPVQMDSFQHHFNFHTLLANESSTEGDIFDRLLRHPEIKNLCNQLLCTLRESVSERIVNTRQHCKMCLETQEACSHAKIGVLFSGGIDCTILALLADEFVPPNCPIELLNVAFEKVNRSNVKLPQIDWNVPDRVTGHASLDELRRLRPNRTWQFVEINVTRSELNEKRNTIANLVFPLRNVLDESLGAALWFASNGTGQKNGASYSSTCRVLLLGSGADELFGGYTRHKAAFERNSSGAPPEDSYRKAYAALEEELNLDWRRLPSRNLARDDRVISDNGVTPRAPYLQEDFIALVRSLKAYQRCYHPLGPGIGDKLMLRLCAYQLGLTQACMLRKRALQFGSRIADRKQNASDRSTYLED is encoded by the exons ATGTGTGGAATATTTTGCTACATCTGCCTTACCAACAACTCCGCTGATGGTGAAGAAACA ttgCAATCGTGTAGAAACGTTCTGAAAAACCGGGGCCCCAACCATGAGTCCACAGTGTGGCATGAATCGAGGGTACTCTTTTACGGATCTGTCCTATGGCATCAGGGAGCATCGCTGTGCGCACAACCTATCGAAACTGATCAAACGGTGCTGGTATTCAATGGGGACGTATTCCAGCCTAGGGAAGACGTGAGCAAGAGCGATACATTATGGCTCCTAGAAAGAATAGAGTCCTGCCGCAACGAGGCCGATCTGTTCCATCTCTTCGCTTGCCTGCGTGGTCCGTACAGTGTAATTTTTctaaggaaggaagaaaaccgTCTTTACTTCGCTCGTGATGCTGTTGGTAGAAATTCTTTGCTCTTCGGGAGAACTCGCAACGGAAATGTCTTCATTTCAAGTGCTGGTG GAAACGCTGCTTCCAGTATCGTCCACGAACTTCCACCGAATGGAGTTTACTTTATCGATTTAGATATGGCAAGCGAACCGGATTCGGTTACCCTCCTTCCTTGGACGGATGATTGTACGCAGCTAGAGCAGATTTTCTGCAATAAAATAACGATTCGACCCAATGTTCAATTAAAAGATTATCCAGTGCAAATGGATAGTTTTCAG CAccatttcaattttcataCCCTGCTTGCAAATGAATCATCCACGGAAGGAGACATTTTTGACCGTCTCCTCCGGCACcctgaaattaaaaatttgtgCAATCAATTACTTTGTACTTTGCGCGAATCAGTCTCGGAGCGCATTGTCAACACCAGACAGCACTGTAAAATGTGTTTAGAAACGCAAGAAGCTTGTTCCCATGCCAAAATCGGCGTATTATTTTCAGGAGGTATAGACTGTACAATTCTAGCTCTGTTGGCAGACGAATTCGTACCGCCCAACTGTCCGATCGAGCTGTTAAATGTCGCGTTTGAAAAGGTAAACCGTTCGAATGTAAAGCTGCCACAAATTGACTGGAACGTACCTGATCGAGTGACTGGACACGCTTCTCTGGACGAGTTGCGCCGTTTACGGCCAAATCG GACATGGCAGTTTGTAGAGATAAATGTTACACGGAGCGAATTGAACGAGAAGAGAAACACTATTGCCAATCTCGTGTTTCCTCTACGGAATGTTTTGGACGAATCGTTGGGCGCTGCGCTATGGTTTGCTTCGAATGGAACTGGACAGAAAAACGGTGCATCTTACAGCAGTACTTGTCGT GTTCTATTGTTGGGATCTGGTGCCGACGAGCTGTTTGGGGGATACACTAGACACAAGGCTGCATTCGAACGAAACAGCTCTGGTGCACCACCGGAAGATTCATACCGCAAAGCGTATGCAGCGCTGGAAGAGGAATTAAATTTAGATTGGAGGCGCTTGCCAAGCAGGAACTTGGCACGGGATGATCGAGTGATAAGTGACAATGGCGTGACACCTAGAGCTCCTTATCTGCAAGAAGATTTCATCGCGTTGGTTCGTTCATTGAAAGCTTACCAACGGTGTTACCATCCGTTGGGGCCGGGGATTGGCGACAAACTTATGTTGCGATTGTGTGCCTATCAACTCGGTTTGACTCAAGCATGTATGTTACGGAAACGTGCTTTACAGTTCGGTTCGCGGATAGCAGACCGAAAGCAAAATGCATCCGATCGTTCGACTTATTTGGAAGATTGA
- the LOC118506012 gene encoding transcription initiation factor TFIID subunit 7, with product MPDKPVKQDSKKDDGAELETQIIMRMPKEPAAALREAIQSGANNLKDRLFIRLENELRYGEVRFDHWLLHAKVVDLPTIIESLKTIDSKNFYKTADICQMMICKEEPEQQSAEEESPNKNKKKDPNKVDKKYLWPHGVTPPCKNIRKRRFRKTLKKKYVEAPEIEKEVKRLLRVDNEAVNVKWELITEDEDPNKPSPGSGTETGAPNKSPSKNTKKGDHHNKDVGEHDIFGEEVSDSDEEDNPINKNIDIDESSRLSAEADDSRLSDSSSYQGTQQQSERNPALEFNKSMFSGAGSSGSGYRAARRPDTAATSSAGGSKSMSFFHGDSSRLDSDNDSSDMPQSGGYGNSQHSNANSATASSTNNNARIYELQRQISELKTQRNQKEQEIRTIENQTLRQRLQDKLDSLLMEIHDKEKEIHDLQSGEKYNLD from the exons ATGCCAGATAAACCCGTGAAACAGGATAGCAAGAAGGACGATGGAGCAGAACTGGAAACGCAGATTATCATGCGTATGCCCAAG GAACCAGCAGCCGCGCTGCGCGAAGCGATACAAAGCGGTGCCAATAATCTGAAGGACCGACTGTTCATACGGTTGGAAAATGAGCTGCGATATGGCGAAGTCCGGTTTGACCATTGGTTGCTGCACGCAAAGGTGGTTGATCTTCCCACCATAATAGAGTCGTTGAAAACAATCGACTCGAAGAATTTCTACAAAACTGCGGACATATGCCAGATG ATGATTTGCAAGGAGGAGCCCGAGCAGCAATCAGCCGAAGAGGAATCGccaaacaagaacaagaaaaaagacCCCAACAAAGTGGACAAAAAGTACCTGTGGCCGCACGGGGTGACGCCGCCCTGCAAAAATATAAGGAAGCGCCGGTTCCGCAAAACGCTCAAGAAGAAATACGTCGAAGCACCGGAGATCGAGAAGGAGGTGAAGCGTTTGCTGCGGGTCGACAATGAAGCGGTCAATGTGAAGTGGGAGCTGATCACCGAGGACGAGGATCCGAACAAACCTTCGCCAGGATCGGGCACCGAGACGGGAGCACCGAACAAGAGCCCCTCGAAGAACACGAAAAAAGGGGACCACCACAACAAGGACGTCGGGGAGCACGATATCTTCGGGGAGGAAGTGTCCGATTCGGACGAGGAAGATAACCCGATCAACAAGAACATCGACATCGACGAGAGCAGCCGACTGTCGGCGGAAGCCGACGATAGCCGGCTGTCCGATTCGAGCTCGTACCAGGGCACGCAGCAGCAGAGCGAACGGAACCCGGCGCTGGAGTTTAACAAAAGCATGTTTAGCGGGGCTGGTTCGAGCGGCAGCGGTTACCGGGCGGCTCGTAGGCCCGACACCGCTGCCACCAGCAGTGCGGGCGGATCAAAGTCCATGTCGTTCTTTCACGGTGACAGCTCGCGGTTGGATTCCGACAACGATTCGTCCGACATGCCGCAATCCGGTGGGTACGGTAATAGCCAGCACAGTAACGCGAACAGTGCCACCGCCAGCAGCACGAACAACAACGCACGCATCTACGAGCTGCAGCGCCAGATCAGCGAGCTCAAGACGCAGCGCAATCAAAAGGAGCAGGAAATTCGCACGATCGAAAATCAAACTTTGCGCCAGCGTTTGCAGGACAAGCTGGACAGCTTGCTGATGGAGATTCACGACAAGGAGAAGGAG ATTCATGATCTCCAATCGGGCGAAAAGTATAATCTGGACTAA
- the LOC118506016 gene encoding partitioning defective 6 homolog beta, producing the protein MSKSKTAHPKIDSDRVEIKSKFDAEFRRWSVKRSEQHSFEEFQSLIERLHKLDRSQLLVSYIDPRDNDLLPINNDDNFGRALTTARPLLRVIIQKKGDSIEERTGYGTIRPRNLISSILGQTPVKPKGLAISNPHDFRQVSAIIDVDIVPETCRRVRLLKHGSEKPLGFYIRDGTSVRVTANGLEKLPGIFISRLVPGGLAESTGLLAVNDEVLEVNGIEVLGKTLDQVTDMMVANSSNLIITVKPANQRTLAPPRRGSFSRNSQLSGGSHQSQHTTGSDENDQDDQDEVVDLIEAVTLEESNLISQKDGVLHL; encoded by the exons ATGTCGAAAAGCAAGACAGCCCATCCGAAAATCGATAGTGATCGTGTAGAAATTAAATCAAAG TTCGACGCGGAATTTCGGCGATGGTCCGTGAAACGGTCCGAGCAACATTCCTTTGAAGAGTTCCAGTCGCTAATCGAACGGCTACACAAGCTCGACCGCTCCCAGCTCCTCGTTTCCTACATCGATCCGCGGGACAACGATTTGCTACCGATCAACAATGACGACAACTTTGGCAGGGCCCTCACGACGGCCCGACCCCTGCTGCGCGTAATCATACAGAAGAAAG GTGACAGTATCGAGGAACGAACGGGGTACGGTACGATTCGACCCAGAAATCTCATCAGTAGCATTCTCGGACAAACTCCGGTGAAGCCGAAAGGATTGGCGATATCTAATCCCCACGATTTTCGGCAG GTATCCGCTATCATCGACGTCGATATTGTCCCCGAAACATGCCGACGGGTACGTTTGCTGAAACATGGCAGCGAAAAACCTTTGGGATTCTACATTCG CGATGGTACGTCGGTGCGGGTTACTGCCAATGGGCTGGAGAAGCTGCCCGGCATATTTATTTCGCGTCTCGTACCGGGCGGACTGGCCGAAAGTACGGGCCTGCTGGCGGTAAACGATGAGGTACTGGAGGTGAACGGTATCGAGGTGCTCGGCAAAACGCTCGATCAAGTGACGGACATGATGGTGGCGAACAGCTCCAATCTTATTATCACGGTAAAACCTGCCAACCAGCGAACGCTAGCTCCACCGAGGCGTGGATCGTTCTCGCGCAATAGTCAGTTATCCGGTGGGTCGCACCAGTCGCAGCACACGACGGGCTCGGACGAAAACGACCAGGATGACCAGGATGAGGTGGTCGATCTGATCGAAGCGGTCACGCTTGAGGAGAGCAATCTCATCTCGCAAAAGGACGGCGTGTTGCATCTGTAG
- the LOC118506017 gene encoding serine/arginine-rich splicing factor 1A, translating into MSHGRNECRIYVGNLPPDIRTKDIQDLFHKFGKVTFVDLKNRRGPPFAFVEFEDARDADDAVKARDGYDYDGYRLRVEFPRGGGPGSYRGSRQGNSDRSSRGDRGNRGPPARRSQFRVMVTGLPSSGSWQDLKDHMREAGDVCFADVYKDGTGVVEFLRHEDMKYAIKKLDDSRFRSHEGEVAYIHVREDSGNDEKRGDYRDRSYSPRRRRGTPTYSPVKRSFSRSRSRSYN; encoded by the exons ATGTCGCATGGCCGTAACGAGTGCCGGATCTACGTCGGTAATCTGCCGCCCGACATCAGGACCAAGGATATTCAGGATCTGTTCCACAAGTTCGGCAAAGTGACGTTCGTGGATCTGAAAAACCGTCGCGGGCCGCCATTTGCTTTTGTAGAGTTTGAGGATGCACG CGACGCTGACGACGCGGTCAAGGCACGCGATGGATACGATTACGACGGCTACCGGTTGCGGGTTGAGTTCCCACGGGGTGGTGGTCCCGGCAGTTACCGCGGTAGCCGCCAAGGTAACAGTGACCGCAGCAGTAGGGGCGATCGTGGAAACCGCGGACCACCGGCACGCCGCTCACAGTTTCGGGTGATGGTAACCGGGCTGCCATCGTCCGGATCGTGGCAGGACCTGAAGGATCATATGCGGGAAGCCGGCGACGTGTGCTTTGCCGATGTTTACAAGGACGGCACGGGAGTGGTGGAGTTTTTAAGGCACGAGGACATGAAGTACGCGATCAAAAAGCTTGACGATTCCCGTTTTCGCTCACACGAG GGCGAAGTTGCATACATTCATGTGCGGGAAGATTCTGGAAACGATGAAAAACGGGGGGATTACAGAGACAG ATCGTACTCGCCGCGCCGTCGAAGGGGTACACCGACCTACTCACCGGTGAAGCGGAGCTTCTCGCGATCTCGCTCCCGTTCCTACAATTGA
- the LOC118506015 gene encoding peroxisome assembly protein 12 → MAARGAHITPNVEVKPSLFEVLAADSLNGTFYPAIKRVVDFLATVKPTAFGGLVRYYDEFYLLFNSLTQGYYLKNYGGSLAEIFYGLARTSLRSKTFTTPDRNWSFVVLVLVPYIVRKLEKACDRWREDYENGKHVPANRKLLFRLLPYAKACYESVKLVHYVSYLANVTRTHSPSLQMLRLGLTYLPEQEESWSFRDALHGQVRVATMLSSALLRWLELSAFFLQFIEWWQTEANIGDLSKLPIPDAPEPDANAGKYANVCPICLQKHIIPTAVSVSGYVYCYRCIVTHLQAESRCPVTKYPATMNDLIGIFTGDDD, encoded by the exons ATGGCGGCGAGAGGCGCACACATAACGCCGAACGTCGAAGTAAAGCCTTCTTTATTCGAGGTTTTAGCGGCAGATTCACTGAACGGAACATTCTATCCTGCAATTAAACGGGTGGTCGAT TTTTTAGCCACGGTGAAACCTACGGCATTTGGAGGGCTCGTCCGGTATTATGACGAATTTTATTTGCTGTTCAACAGCCTCACCCAGGGGTATTATCTTAAGAATTACGGTGGATCACTGGCGGAAATATTTTACGGACTTGCAAGAACATCGCTGCGCAGCAAAACATTCACCACGCCGGATCGCAACTGGTCGTTCGtagtgctggtgctggtgccgtACATCGTGCGCAAGCTAGAAAAAGCCTGTGACCGGTGGAGGGAGGATTatgaaaacggaaaacacGTGCCGGCGAACCGTAAGCTGCTGTTCCGATTGCTACCGTATGCAAAGGCATGCTACGAAAGTGTGAAGCTCGTTCACTATGTGTCGTACTTGGCCAACGTTACCCGGACCCATTCGCCTTCGTTGCAAATGTTAAGGCTAGGGTTAACTTACCTTCCAGAACAGGAAGAAAGTTGGTCGTTTAGAGATGCGCTGCACGGGCAAGTGAG GGTGGCAACAATGTTGAGCTCCGCTCTGTTGCGCTGGTTGGAATTGTCTGCCTTTTTCCTGCAGTTCATCGAGTGGTGGCAGACGGAAGCGAATATCGGTGATCTCTCGAAGCTGCCAATACCGGATGCACCCGAGCCGGACGCCAATGCGGGGAAGTACGCAAACGTGTGTCCCATTTGTCTGCAAAAGCACATCATTCCTACGGCGGTATCCGTTTCTGG ATATGTTTATTGTTATCGTTGCATTGTTACACATCTGCAGGCCGAAAGCAGATGTCCCGTCACCAAGTATCCTGCCACCATGAACGATTTAATCGGAATTTTTACCGGTGATGATGACTGA
- the LOC118506013 gene encoding probable RNA 3'-terminal phosphate cyclase-like protein produces MTCVGKENGCLIYHGSNFLKQRLLLSTLSGKAIEVREIRPQRETNPGLQEYETNLLQLLDKVTNGTITRVDRDGCSFVYQPGLLYGGIIHHDCSTERGIGYYLDMLVALGPFCKKPLQVTLTGVTNSKESPSVDHIKASALPALKRFLVVDEGLELKILKRGIMPGGGGEITFRCPVRKSLKAIQCTKQTMVKRIRGTAYCCKVSPAMANRAVEHAKGVMLNFLPDVYINTDQHKGKRSGNSPGYGINLVAETTDGTMFAAEAICKTMEEQQGNPSIPEDLGREAGMKLLDEVFRGGCVDSTFQWLVALYMALAQKDVSKFLIGPLSQYTIHFLQHLREFFGITFKLENANGEEGEEGDDREDEELSGSNKVMLTCVGVGYSNFSKRVN; encoded by the exons ATGACCTGTGTAGGGAAGGAAAACGGGTGTCTCATATACCATGGGAGTAATTTTCTTAAGCAACGCCTACTGCTATCGACATTAAGCGGAAAAGCGATCGAAGTGCGGGAAATCCGGCCTCAGCGAGAAACTAATCCTGGTCTGCAGGAGTACGAAACGAatctgctgcagctgctggacAAAGTTACCAACGGCACGATTACACGAGTGGACCGCGATGGATGTTCGTTCGTGTATCAACCGGGGCTCCTGTACGGTGGAATAATACATCATGATTGCAGCACTGAGCGTGGCATCGGTTACTATCTGGACATGTTGGTAGCGCTTGGCCCGTTCTGCAAGAAACCACTGCAGGTTACACTGACCGGTGTAACGAACAGCAAGGAGAGCCCGTCGGTAGATCACATCAAGGCTTCTGCACTGCCGGCTCTGAAACGGTTCCTGGTCGTGGACGAAGGCCTTGAGCTGAAAATACTGAAGCGAGGCATTATGCCGGGTGGAGGCGGTGAAATCACATTCCGGTGCCCGGTTCGCAAATCGCTGAAAGCTATCCAGTGTACGAAGCAAACGATGGTTAAGCGCATCCGTGGCACGGCCTACTGTTGCAAAGTAAGTCCCGCAATGGCAAACCGTGCCGTGGAGCACGCGAAAGGCGTGATGCTCAATTTTCTGCCCGACGTCTAtatcaacacggaccagcacAAGGGCAAGCGGTCGGGCAACAGTCCCGGGTACGGTATCAACCTGGTGGCAGAAACCACCGACGGTACCATGTTTGCTGCGGAAGCTATATGCAAAACCATGGAAGAG CAACAAGGCAATCCATCCATACCGGAGGATCTTGGCCGGGAGGCAGGCATGAAGCTGCTGGATGAGGTGTTCCGCGGCGGTTGCGTAGACTCTACGTTCCAGTGGCTGGTcgcgctgtacatggcgttGGCGCAGAAGGATGTGTCCAAGTTTCTGATTGGGCCCCTGTCACAGTACACCATTCACTTCCTGCAGCATTTGCGGGAATTTTTCGGCATTACTTTTAAGCTGGAGAATGCGAACGGCGAAGAGGGCGAGGAGGGGGACGATCGAGAGGACGAAGAGTTGTCCGGATCGAACAAGGTGATGCTAACCTGTGTCGGTGTGGGGTACAGTAATTTCAGCAAACGTGTTAACTGA
- the LOC118506014 gene encoding alcohol dehydrogenase class-3, whose protein sequence is MASTVGQVIKCKAAVAWEPKQPLAIETVEVAPPNAGEVRIKVTASGVCHTDAYTLGGLDSEGIFPVILGHEGAGVVESVGEGVTKFRPGDHVIPLYIPQCFKCRFCKSPKTNLCPKVRATQGKGVMPDGTTRFTCNGQPIYHFMGTSTFAEYTVVAEVSLAKIDASAALEKVCLLGCGIPTGYGAALNTAKVEPGSSCAVWGLGAVGLAVVMGCKAAGATRIIGVDINPDKFAIAKQFGCTEFVNPNDFQEPIQQVLIAQTDGGLDYTFECVGNVNTMRAALESCTRGWGVSVIVGVAEAGKEIATRPFQLVTGRTWKGTAFGGWKSVESVPKLVEQYLRKELKVDEFITHTMGLDKINDAFTLMHEGKSIRSVVHM, encoded by the exons ATGGCTTCAACTGTTGGTCAG GTGATCAAGTGCAAGGCGGCCGTTGCCTGGGAGCCGAAGCAACCGCTCGCGATAGAAACGGTCGAGGTAGCTCCACCCAACGCTGGCGAAGTTCGCATCAAAGTGACCGCATCCGGCGTGTGCCACACGGATGCGTACACGCTCGGTGGGCTGGATTCGGAAGGCATCTTCCCCGTCATCCTTGGACACGAGGGTGCGGGCGTGGTGGAGAGTGTGGGCGAAGGTGTTACCAAGTTCCGGCCGGGTGACCATGTCATTCCGCTGTACATTCCGCAATGCTTCAAGTGCCGGTTCTGCAAGAGCCCGAAAACCAATCTCTGCCCGAAGGTGCGTGCGACCCAGGGCAAGGGAGTGATGCCGGACGGTACGACGCGGTTCACGTGCAACGGGCAGCCTATCTACCACTTCATGGGAACGTCCACGTTTGCCGAGTACACCGTGGTGGCGGAAGTGTCGTTGGCGAAGATTGATGCGAGCGCTGCGCTGGAGAAGGTGTGCCTGCTTGGGTGCGGCATCCCGACCGGCTACGGGGCGGCCCTTAATACCGCCAAGGTAGAGCCCGGCAGCTCCTGTGCTGTGTGGGGTCTGGGTGCGGTTGGGCTTGCGGTCGTTATGGGCTGTAAGGCGGCGGGCGCAACCCGCATCATTGGCGTCGACATTAATCCGGACAAGTTTGCGATCGCGAAACAGTTCGGCTGCACCGAGTTTGTCAATCCGAACGACTTCCAGGAACCGATTCAACAGGTGCTGATTGCGCAAACCGATGGCGGACTGGACTACACGTTCGAGTGTGTCGGCAACGTTAACACGATGCGTGCTGCGCTGGAATCTTGCACGCGGGGCTGGGGAGTGTCGGTGATCGTTGGCGTAGCGGAGGCCGGCAAGGAAATCGCCACCCGTCCGTTCCAGCTGGTAACGGGCCGCACCTGGAAGGGGACGGCCTTCGGTGGATGGAAAAGCGTCGAGAGCGTTCCGAAGCTGGTTGAGCAGTATCTGCGGAAGGAGCTGAAGGTGGACGAGTTCATCACGCACACCATGGGCCTGGACAAGATCAACGACGCGTTTACGCTGATGCACGAAGGCAAAAGCATTCGTTCGGTGGTGCACATGTAG
- the LOC118506010 gene encoding zinc finger protein 16-like, whose amino-acid sequence METQDLELTIAAEEICRTCLAAADRTQLKPIFCNEILDGRIVPFPSVLELVIGEKIVKHEKLPNNVCAECKGKLRDLYLFVGTAQKSNKLLYEIFTVQPSHPVNAKKPETKHAEAQTDGVEECFKPGPGSIPFPGSVTRIDVGTQYVNHTAEMYCQTDGGQYVLLENMDVKNVPNEVVKEDGNDLITPIIIDDEEDKSSEENELFRESPIECTLMNFGSVADDADEDGDDDDEEDDDDDGDNKYEMVLLANETNADDCFTLRPIKTDRKQPSERSKEPVASNTSKTSMQRNLSLPRPAIDGEQTQPSHRLRGKRAYCSYCNWYGRPAGLEQHFQVHKETFELCLESNEYYRCSDCYTVFISQIHFIEHFATSCNPIPGEQYVHSADLNKHESFYLNGLDICVPRLKTFKKVGNKYQCGRCVKHVANSFDAMRPHLLAHEAEEDRTDDVELLWKSNHLHRIHVCGICKVQFPDATYIRQHLYFHQDSFICIYGCGTIFASFLQMTRHIESKHLKAGHESVAEVCTAGDKAPDECYQCAQCGKTLASAESLKAHMKNHSRRYVCTECNKCFGQKSDLTNHCRIHTDDRPYACKLCDKRFRTNSHVRDHMFTHENVNKYECDVCHKMFKAKRILAAHARLHAGEKPYHCKLCNKCFSRKQHLISHQKTHFKPSSSGTATGSGKQIKRAS is encoded by the exons ATGGAAACGCAAGACCTGGAACTTACCATCGCTGCGGAGGAGATATGCCGCACCTGTCTGGCTGCGGCCGATCGAACGCAGCTTAAACCGATATTTTGTAATGAAATTTTGGATGGACGCATAGTGCCGTTTCCGAGCGTACTGGAATTGGTGATCGGTGAAAAG ATCGTGAAGCATGAAAAACTTCCCAACAATGTATGCGCGGAGTGTAAAGGCAAGCTGCGGGATCTTTATCTCTTCGTTGGCACGgcacaaaaatcgaacaaactTCTGTACGAAATATTTACCGTTCAACCCTCCCATCCGGTGAACGCGAAAAAACCCGAAACCAAGCATGCGGAGGCTCAAACAGATGGGGTGGAAGAATGCTTCAAGCCGGGCCCAGGTAGCATCCCATTCCCAGGGAGTGTAACTAGAATCGACGTCGGGACACAGTACGTAAACCACACGGCCGAAATGTATTGCCAAACGGACGGGGGGCAATATGTACTGCTGGAAAACATGGATGTGAAAAATGTGCCTAACGAAGTCGTTAAAGAGGATGGGAACGATTTAATTACACCGATAATTATAGATGATGAAGAGGATAAGTCATCTGAAGAAAACGAGCTTTTTCGCGAAAGTCCTATCGAATGTACGTTGATGAACTTCGGCAGTGTTGCTGACGATGCAGACGAagatggtgatgacgatgatgaagaggatgatgatgatgacggagACAACAAGTACGAAATGGTTCTCCtggcaaacgaaacaaatgcgGACGATTGTTTCACACTTCGACCGATAAAGACGGATCGAAAGCAGCCAAGCGAACGATCGAAGGAGCCTGTGGCCAGCAACACATCGAAAACATCCATGCAAAGAAACCTAAGCCTGCCTAGGCCTGCAATCGATGGGGAACAAACGCAACCATCACATCGACTAAGGGGCAAAAGGGCTTACTGCAGCTACTGCAACTGGTATGGCCGACCGGCAGGGCTGGAGCAACATTTTCAAGTGCACAAAGAAACGTTCGAGCTTTGCCTGGAGTCGAACGAGTACTACCGCTGCTCCGATTGCTACACGGTATTTATCTCCCAGATACACTTCATCGAACACTTCGCCACCAGCTGCAATCCCATACCGGGCGAGCAGTACGTGCACAGCGCGGACCTCAACAAGCACGAATCGTTTTACCTTAACGGGCTCGATATATGTGTTCCGAGGCTTAAGACGTTCAAAAAGGTCGGCAACAAATATCAGTGCGGCCGGTGCGTGAAGCACGTTGCCAACAGCTTCGATGCAATGCGCCCGCACTTGCTGGCGCACGAAGCGGAGGAAGACAGAACCGACGACGTCGAGCTGCTGTGGAAGAGCAACCATCTCCACCGGATACATGTCTGCGGTATATGCAAGGTTCAGTTTCCGGACGCAACCTACATCCGGCAGCATCTCTACTTTCACCAGGACTCGTTCATCTGCATTTACGGCTGCGGTACGATCTTCGCTAGCTTCCTGCAAATGACACGGCACATCGAAAGTAAACATTTGAAAGCAGGCCACGAAAGCGTGGCGGAAGTCTGCACAGCTGGGGATAAAGCACCGGATGAATGCTACCAGTGTGCACAGTGCGGCAAAACGCTCGCCAGTGCAGAGTCACTCAAAGCGCACATGAAGAACCACTCGCGCAGATACGTGTGCACGGAGTGTAATAAGTGTTTCGGACAGAAAAGCGACCTTACCAACCATTGCCGCATCCACACGGACGATCGTCCGTACGCGTGCAAGCTGTGCGACAAGCGGTTCCGCACAAACAGCCACGTTCGGGACCACATGTTTACGCACGAAAATGTTAACAAATACGAGTGCGACGTGTGCCACAAGATGTTCAAGGCAAAGCGCATCCTGGCGGCCCACGCACGATTGCACGCCGGCGAGAAACCGTACCACTGCAAGCTGTGTAACAAATGTTTCTCGCGCAAGCAACACCTCATATCGCATCAGAAAACGCACTTCAAGCCTAGCAGCTCCGGAACGGCCACTGGAAGCGGGAAACAAATTAAACGTGCCTCGTGA